The proteins below are encoded in one region of bacterium:
- a CDS encoding PhoH family protein: MTTRNQDEKKRLFILDTNVILYDYTCIYNFKEHDVVIPIVVLEEIDTFKKGSDLINFQAREFIREMDKLSKDQLFKKGLPLSKSHGRLFVEVGEPFSEMVSSAFTVNKPDHRILALADQLRTKRKDREVIIISKDINLRMKAKSLGIPAEDYETGKIRNIDELYTGIQVHQDFDTTVIRKFYEQPHGVTLDEIKLPKKPMANEYYILKNHSSSVLTHFNPAASVLEKVVKRPAYGIEPRNAEQVFALDALMRQEVPVVTLTGKAGTGKTLLALAAALQQRQNYSQIYLARPVVPLSNRDIGYLPGDIHEKLDPYMQPLWDNLAVIKHKYPSESSEHSRIAEMVEKEKLVIAPLAYIRGRSLDKIFFIVDEAQNLTPHEIKTIITRAGEGAKMVFVGDIYQIDSPYLDSQSNGLTYLVDRMKGQELFAHVNLVKGERSALAELASNLL, encoded by the coding sequence ATGACAACACGTAATCAAGATGAAAAGAAACGGCTTTTTATCCTGGACACGAATGTGATCCTGTACGATTACACCTGTATTTATAATTTCAAAGAACACGACGTGGTGATCCCGATCGTCGTGCTGGAGGAGATCGATACTTTCAAGAAAGGCAGCGATCTGATCAATTTTCAGGCGCGGGAATTTATCCGCGAGATGGACAAGCTTTCCAAAGATCAATTATTCAAAAAAGGTTTGCCGCTCAGCAAAAGCCACGGACGTCTTTTTGTGGAAGTAGGGGAACCTTTTTCAGAGATGGTTTCCAGCGCATTTACCGTGAACAAGCCCGATCACCGCATTCTCGCCCTCGCCGATCAATTACGTACCAAGCGCAAGGACCGCGAGGTCATCATTATCAGCAAAGATATTAACCTGCGCATGAAAGCCAAATCGCTCGGTATACCTGCGGAGGATTATGAGACGGGTAAGATCCGGAACATCGACGAATTGTACACCGGCATTCAAGTGCATCAGGATTTTGATACGACGGTGATACGCAAATTTTATGAACAGCCGCATGGAGTGACGTTAGACGAGATCAAATTGCCGAAGAAACCCATGGCGAACGAATATTATATTTTGAAGAATCACAGCAGCAGCGTGCTGACGCATTTTAATCCCGCGGCGAGCGTATTGGAGAAAGTTGTGAAAAGGCCGGCGTACGGGATTGAACCGCGCAATGCAGAGCAGGTTTTTGCGCTGGACGCGCTCATGCGCCAGGAGGTTCCGGTTGTCACGCTCACCGGCAAAGCAGGAACCGGCAAAACACTGCTGGCTTTAGCGGCGGCTCTGCAACAACGGCAAAATTACAGTCAGATCTATCTTGCGCGGCCGGTAGTTCCCCTCAGTAACCGAGACATTGGATATTTGCCTGGCGATATTCATGAAAAACTCGATCCGTATATGCAGCCTTTGTGGGATAATCTGGCTGTGATCAAACACAAGTATCCTTCGGAAAGTTCGGAACATTCCCGTATCGCGGAAATGGTTGAAAAAGAGAAGCTCGTGATAGCGCCGCTGGCTTATATTCGCGGGCGCAGTTTGGATAAAATATTTTTCATCGTGGATGAAGCGCAAAATCTCACGCCGCATGAAATCAAAACGATCATTACGCGCGCCGGCGAAGGGGCAAAAATGGTTTTCGTAGGCGATATTTATCAAATCGATTCGCCCTATCTCGACAGCCAATCCAACGGGCTTACGTATCTGGTCGACCGAATGAAAGGGCAGGAACTTTTTGCTCATGTGAATCTTGTGAAAGGCGAGCGAAGCGCGTTGGCGGAATTGGCGAGTAATTTATTGTAG